agtaaaacggtgctgttgttttactgcagaaaacctgtttacaccttttctgcagcattttgtactggctcttggcggattatgacattattcagttattctgcagaaaaatcgaaatgctggagaaaaactgtcttttctgcagcatttctgcataatgtcatctttcgcgagagcaacggttttttttctgcagtaaaacagttttactgcagtaaaattgaaatcaagaatgctgcagtaaaacggtgatgttgttttactgcagaatagtctgtcacagtttttctggagaaaaacgaacgaccttgtaaagtagcgtttgtattcgtcgccccctgggatagtataatagtttattccgcagtgtaccaatcagaaggcgtgtagcacaactattggtaattctggatgagtccatctctcgacagaggggggctcgcgtgctccaacattataatgagccagtacaaaattctgcagaaaaagtgtaaacaggttttctgcagtaaaacaacagcaccgttttactgcagcattcttgatttcaattttactgcagtaaactgtttttctccagaaaaacccgttgcttcggcgaaagatgacattatgcagaaatgctgcagaaaagacagtttttctccagcatttctgtttttctgcagaataactgaataatgccaaaatgctgaagaaaaagtgtaaacagtttttctgcagtaaaacaacatcaccgttttactgcagcattcttgatttcaattttactgcagtaaaactgttttactgcagaaaaaaacgttgctctcgcgaaagatgacattatgcagaaatgctgcagaaaagagtttttctccagcatttctgttttctccagaataactgaataatgtcataatccgccaagagccagtacaaaatgctgaagaaaaaatgtaaacaggttttctgcagtaaaacaacagcaccgttttactgcagcatttttgatttcaattttactgcagtaaaatgttttgctgcagaaaaaaacgctgcttcggcgaaagatgacattatgcagaaatgctgcggaaaagacagtttttctccagcattttgctttttctgcagaataactgaataatgtcataatccgctaagaaTATGTGTCTCCTTCTATCTACTTgcacttgcacattttgttttagCAATCATACCATCTTCTAGCTCTTATCATTTATGTTGTGAGTCCCTTGTATCTTCAATATCCTGTTATTTTCGATCTTTTTAAAATtgtatttcttcttctctctgtctctgtacagccaatttcaaaagaaaataataataataacaatctCTATTATTTTGTTTCGCACACAGGTCCAAGGAGATAGTTGGATATTCAACACAACACTCTTCTTGACGGGTAACAAAAATTCGGGGCACAATCCGTGAAACGAGGACAGAACTCTTCTCCCTGCTACAACTTCCAAACCACACACAAGCTTGATTCTCCCCCTTGGTTGCGTACTAACCTCACGATGAAGTTCTTGAGCTACTTCACAAGAACCTCAGACGAACCAAGTACAAATGATCGCTCTCGTCTGATCCGACAGAACAGCAGTGTTAACCACGAAAGAGAAGAGGACGATAAAAGCAGCAGAACTGACGAGAATGACAACGACGATAAAGACGAAAGTGATGAGTTCTTCGACAGCCGTGGGCCCAGAGAGGTCATGTTTGTGGAGAGTGATGATTGTGGTGATGTCCAGGAAGGCGTGTCGTCTGTGGAGGTAGTGGAGGTGACCGTTGTCGAAGAACAGACTGACGCGAagacgaagaaaaaaaagttgaggAAGAGGGTGAGTAGGGCAGTTGTATGTGCGGTGATcgggtgtgtgtgcggggggcgaGTGGGGGATGGTGTATTTgtaggtgtgtctgtgtgtgagtgtatgtgtgtgtgtgtgtgtgtgtgtgtatatatatatatatatatatatatatatatatatatatatatatatatatatatttgtgtgtgtgtgtgtgtgtgtgtgtgtgtgtgtgtgtgtgttttgtatatAATTGGCTTTgttttagcccccccccccccccgaaacacacacactcatatgtatatgtacacacacacgcatgtcgGAATATCTAACTCCAATTCTGGCTCTCTgttgttctgtctgtctccctgccacttgttgttgttgttgttgttgttgttgttgttgttgttgttgttgttgttgttgttcttgttgttcttgttgttcttgttgttcttgttgttcttgttgttcttgttgttcttgttcttgttgttcttgttgttcttgttcttgttgttcttgtgtttttgttttgttgttgttgttgttgttgttgttgttgttgttgttgttgttgttgttgttgtggtggtggtggtttttgtgtttttgttttgttttgtttgttgttgttgatggtgctGCTGCGGCTGCTACTGATGGTGCTGCTGCGGCTGCTACTGATggtggtgctgctgctgctactgatggtgttgttgttgatgctgctgttgctgctgctgttgtttttgtagtTGTAGTTATCGCTGctgctgtttgtgttttagttgttgtagtgtttcatCGTTGGTTTATTTGCACTACTTTCAGGTGCGAAAGCGAGTTTGGAGGGTGATGCGGACAAGCTGGAAATACTTCCGCCGTGGTATGACAGCCTACTCCCCGGGTATCGCCTCCATGTTCACCTGGGGGGTCAACTTCAATCAGGGTGTGCGGACACAGCGGCCGTCTGCTACCAGATACTTCTGACATTTTGCGAGTGGGGGTAGATGAAGAGATTGTGACACTGAAAACTTTAGAAGTTTTACTCTGGTTTAGGGGCATTCACTTCACAGTGGCCATCATGGAACGGTACCAGATGCTGTTGGACGTTACGTTGTCAAAAAGTGCGTGTGAATGAGTTTTATCCATGCGCGTTGAAAAGACCGTGTGTCTGAGTTTTATTCATACGCGTTGAAAAGTTTGTGTGTCTGAGTTTCATCTATGTGCGTTGAAAAGTCCGTGTGTCTGAGTTTTATGGATGTGGGTTGAAAAGACCGTGTGCCTGAGTTTTATGGATGTGGGTTGAAAAGACCGTGTGCCTGAGTTTTATGAATGTGGGTTGAAAAGTCCGTGTGTCTGAGTTTTATGGATGTTGGTTGAAAAGACCGTGTGTCTGAGTTTTATGGATGTTGGTTGAAAAGACCGTGTGTCTGAGTTTTATGAATGTGGGTTGAAAAGTCCGTGTGTCTGAGTTTTATGAATGTGGGTTGAAAAGTCCGTGTGTCTGAGTTTTATGAATGTGGGTTGAAAAGTCCGTGTGTCTGAGTTTTATGGATGTGGGTTGAAAAGACCGTGTGTCTGAGTTTTATCAATGTGGGTTGAAAAGTCCGTGTGTCTGAATTTTATGGATGTGGGTTGAAAAGACCGTGTGCCTGAGTTTTATGGATGTGGGTTGAAAAGTCCGTGTGTCTGAGGTTTAACCATCTTTGAACAGGTTGTGTGACTGAGTTTTATCCATGTGCTTTGAAATGTTGTGTGACTGAGTTTTATCCACGTGCGTTGAAAAGGCCGTGGGTTTGAGTGTCATTCATGTGCGTTCAACAGGCCGGAGATTTGATTTTTATCCATGTGCGTTGAAAAAGCCAGGAACCTGAGATTTATTCGTGTGTGTTCAAAAGAGTGCCTGTCACCAGATCCTCCAAGGATTTACCTTGAAACTATCAGTGCATACACGGCTACCGTCTACAATCCGAAACTGTTCGAATTTAGCCATGTGCGCACACAACGGCCGCATGaaacaattgtttttaaatgtttgcctgtttttacatttagtcaagttttgactaaatgttttaacatagagggggaatcgagacgagggtcgtggtgtatgtgtgtgtgtgtgtgtgtgtgtgtgtgtacgtgtgtgtgtgtgtgtgtgtgtgtgtgtgtgtgtgtgtgtgcgtgcgtgcgtgcgtgcgtgcgtgcgtgtgtgtgtgtgtgtagagcgattcagagaaaactactataccgatattcatgaaacttgacatgagagatcctgagtatggtatctcaagacctttttttcatttttttgataaatgtctttgatgacgtcatatccggcttttcgtgaaagttgaggcggcactgtcacgctctcattttcaaccaaattggttgaaattttagtcaagtaatcttcgacgaagcccggactttggtattgcatttcagcttggaggcttacaaattaattaatgagtttgctcattaaagttgtcattaaaatcgatttttcgcaaacagatttaaaattgattgcatcgtattcttcatcacattctaaatctaaaaatatatacatatgtcatgtttactcttaaaatgtgatcacaattaacgaaaatagattaataagtcttacgattaaaatttaagaaatcgatccaaaaatgatttcatcttattctttatcattttctgattccaaaaacatatagatatgataggttgtattcaaaacaagctcagaaagttaacaagaatacagaaaagcgcgctttcctgcttaatagcacaatacgctaccgcgctaatctggcgtgtcaatatcactacgttttgcacgtggaaggtgagcgatttccttcacgcggggattgacgaagctgtactgtcttggtgaaaacatacagtgagttcagtttcatcccgtgagttcgactgattgactaaatgtagtaatttcgccttacgcgacttgtttttacatttagtcaagttttgactaaatgttttaacatagagggggaatcgagacgagggtcgtggtgtatgtgtgtgtgtgtgtgtgtgtgtgtgtgtgtgtgtgtgtgtgtgtgtgtgtgtgtgtgtgtgtgtgtgtgtgtgtgtgtgtgtgtgtgtgtctgtctgtctgtgcgtgtgtgtgtgtagagcgattcagaccaaactactggaccgatctttatgaaatttgacatgaaaattcctgggaatgatatccccggacgtttttttctttttttcgataaatacctttgatgacgtcatatccggctttttgtaaaagttgaggcggcactgtcacaccctcatttttcaattaaattgattaaaattttggccaagcaatcttcgacgaaggccggacttcggtattgcatttcagcttggtggcttaaaaattaattagtgactttggtcattaaaaatctgaaaattgtaagaaaaaaatgtttttttataaaacaatccaaatttacgttcatcgtatttttcatcatgttctgattccaaaaacatatacatatgttatatttggattaaaaacaagctctgaaaattaaaaatatataaattatgatcaaagttaagtttttgaaatcaatttaaaaacactttcatcttattccttgtcggttcctgattccaaaaacatatagatatgatatgtttggattaaaaacatgctcagaaagttaaaacgaagagaggtacagaaaagcgtgctatcctgctcagcgcaactactaccccgctcttcttgtcaatttcactgcctttgccacgagcggtggactgacgatgctacgagtatacggtcttgctgaaaaattgcatagcttgactaaatgttgtattttcgccttacgcgacttgtttcctctTGGTGTACACTAAGGCCGTGTGTTACTGTGACCAGATCATTTTAGGTGTTCTACCCATGTGCCTACACAAGGCCGTCTGCGACCAGACATTTCTGATTTGCTTTTTATCTGGGTACAGAACGACCTTCTGAAGCTTGTTTCGCATACATTTTTCTATTGGTTTGATTTTTCCAACAGCCTTCAGCGACATTGTACATGGCGACCAAATGGACTCAAATACTTCTAATTTATACCTGGGTTTACCTCGGATTTTACACAAGGACCGACTGAAACCTGAGATTTTATGTTTTTGAAGGCCTTGGCTTTACTTGTGTGCGTAcagaagtcgcgtaaggcgaaaatacaacatttagtcaagctcagtcgaactcacagaatgaaactgaacgcattgcatttccgcaagaccgtacactcgtagaatcgtctgtccaccgctcgtcgcaaaggcagtgaaattgacaatccagaaaagcgcggtagcggttgcgctgaggaagatagcacgcttttctatatctctattctttttaactttctgaacgtgtttttaatccaaacatatcatatctatatgtttttggaatcaggaacggacaagcaataagatgaaattgtttttaaatcgatttctgaaatttaattttaatcataatttttatatttctaattttcagagcttgtttttaatccaaataaaacatatttatatgtttttggaatcagaaagtaatgaagaataagataaacgtagttttggatcgttttataaacaaattattttaattacaattttctgatttttaatgaccaaagtcattcattaatttttaagcctccaagctgaaatgcaataccaaagtccggcctttgtcgaagattgcttggccaaaatttcaatcaatttcattaaaacaaatgagggtgtgagagagccgcctcaacttttacaaaatgccggatatgacgtcatcaaagacatttatcaatatGATGTACAACTGGCATTCTGAGACAATGTTTGATATTGTCTGTCTGATCTCTCAGCGTGTCAGTATACACCAAGAAGTGCCTTTCtactgggggagggggggggggggttgcaagcTATGTGGAATATATAAGAATTACTTCAACATGGACACAAAGATGGTGCCACGAACCGCAGAACTATTCACCCTAATTCTTTTCACGTTTTGCCTTGAGTACCATTTCGCCCTCGCGCATCCGATTTCCTCAAATATTCAAAATAATTCAGCATGACTTCATTGCATGGATATAAACGGTGGCGGTTTGCTCCTACGTGCGAGGGCAATATGACATTGCTGCCAGGTTGGGCATGAACAGAGCTTGAAGTTGGCTATTTCCAAACGGCGGCGAATTCGATACCTCGCCATATATAATACTCGAACGTTGAGGGTTCATCTTGACGCGATCCCAAATGCAACCAGCTATGAATGTTAGGGTGGTATTACTGTAGTTAAATAAATGCTGCCGTGTTCAAGATAATTATACCAGTTTATTGCCTTCTTAACCTGCCACAGAAAAGTTGGTACTCCTACCTGTACCTTGTACGCCTACCTgtttcacagtgtgtgtgtgtgtgtgtgtgtgtgtgtgtgtgtgtgtgtgtgtgtgtgcgaggtgtgtgtgtgtgtgtgtgtgtgtgtgtgtgtgtgcgagggtgtgtgtgtgtgtgtctgtgtgtccgtgggtatgcgcgtgtgtatgtgcgtgtgcgtacgttCTCTCATATCGCTGTTTGCCGATAAGCAAGTACAGACATTTTGTATTGCAAGTTATGATTTGccattttcttctccaaaatgtCAAAGAACTGTAATTATCCTGTGAGTGAGCAAGAATATGATTAGATGTTATAAAACAAATGtccttaaaaacaatttttatgCATGTTATTTAAAATTGTAAAAGCAACACGTGATTGAATTTGATATTGATTCTTAGTTGTaccacgtgtatgtgtgtgtgtgtgtgtgtgtctgtgtgtgtttgtgtgtcacatctacgacttgtgtgtgtgtgtctgtgtgttcgcgatgcacgcccaaggttctcgatggatttgtttcaaatttggtggccatattcaggtacaccccggacacaacctggtcgatgagatatttcaacacgtgctatcagcgcgcagcgctgaaccgattttggtttttctgttcatcttcccagatccattcccactaactcttccttatcttctccagtgttttgcgtttatctcccttccttcgtgtggcgtcaatccatattcccgtttctatttttagaaggtcactgtcgacaacgctcaatccatattcccgttatactatttttagaaggtcactgtcccggcgaagccgggtattactcttccttatcttctccagtgttttgcgcgtttatctcccttccttcgtgcggtgcgccggcaaagccggcgtacacccggcaaagccgggtccttcggctcgacttcttaccggcgaagccgtacccggggAAGCCGTaaccggcgaagcgggtattcatctagttctttatatgtgtgtgagtgtatgtgtgtgtgtgtgggggggtgtttgtgtgtgtgtgcgtgtgtgtgtgtgtgtgtgtgtgtgtgtgcggttttAATATGTAGAGAGAGAACACAAAAGTATGTAAATTAtacctgtgtgtatgtgtgtgtgtgtgtgtgtgcttgcatccGTGCGTATAtgcatgagtgcgtgcgtgggtATCGTATGTGTTTATGTAAGGGTGTGTTATGCTGTTAATGCCTGAGTTTTTTTAGCATGAGAGGCACACGGCCTTGTCCAAATGATTTCTATTTTATCTCGGAACTGTGCCACGCCTGTTTATATCCACCTTTCTGATAAGACCCGTCCCAAACCTAAGATAACGGACCAAATCTCAAAgcaaatctgaagaaaaaaacacgataCCTCACGTGAACACAGAAAGCTGTTGCCGGAAAAACTAGCTGAACAAGATGGCTGGGGCTGTGTTTGCTTTGCATCTGCTGATGCTGAGCGGACTAGTGTCATCAGAGCTGATTCAGAACGGAGGCTTTGAGAACAATGGCATGGACCACTGGGGCCATTGCTGGGGCTTCAGCTGCGAAGTCATCCCTGCTGATGATTCACGCTTCGGTAGCCACTCGCTTAAGGCTACCGGCAGGTGAGTGTTGTAGCCTTTATCCCGGTATTTTTTTTCGCCCAGAATGCGTAGAATGTCTTAAGTACATTCAGTATTGATAAAATGAGCATAGTTCACTAAAACTCACTAACTCTTGATACCTGAATCATTTCAGATTGCTTAGAATGTCTCTTGCACATTCAATATTGTGATTACAATAAACTCAATTTACGCGCACTCACTAACTCTGACACCCACAATCTCAGAACCCTTACAATATCTTATGAACGTTaaatattcaatcaatcaatatgaagcttatatagcgcgtattccgtgggtacagttctaagcgcttgtcgaagagttgtcaacacaggactaacaaagaaactaacatcttcagacggacacgaaccctatcacacactagcaaaccctggtaaacatacaacaaacaactgtttaacaacaatgtacacatcaatagctaggtccaaacaaaataatattaagcacaaagaaaatccctctcacagagcacagcacaagaatacAATGAGCACAATTTAGTAAAACTCACAAAGTCTGACACCTACATAATAGCAGAATGCTTAAAATGTCTTTTGCATGTTTAGTATTGTAATACAATGAGCCCAAACTACTAAAACTCGACCCGGTCTGGCACCTGCAtaatcatcttcttcttcgttcatgggcttagactcccacgttcattcatgtttttagcacgagtggatttttacgtgtatgaccgtttcaGGCATTCAGGCagtatacgccgatttcgggggaggcatgctgggtattttcgtgtttgtataacccaccgaactctgacatggattacaggatctttttcgtgcgcacatggtcttgtgcttgcctgtagacacgaagggggttaagtcactagcaggtctgcacataagttgacctgggagatgggaaaaatctccactcttcacccaccaggcggcagcgaccgggattcgaactcacgacctcctgattaggaggccgacgtcttaccaccacgccactgcgcccatctGACACCTGCATAATCTGTGAATGCTTAAAAAGCCTTTCGTACATTCATTACTGTATATACCATATATCTTgctcgtttgcttgtttgtttgaaagcttgttgtttgtttgttagtttgttagtttgttagtgggtttttttattgtgtttttttaggTAACGTAAGGTTTGATaaggtttgttgcttgttttttgcttgtttctttatttctgtttctTGATTTTACATCTACATTATACTCATTGTCAGTAGACAACTATCTTAAAATGAACGAACGTTCTCAAGTTAGATTAAAATCAAAAATGACACGTATCTCAGTATACAGATAACtggaagtctgtctgtctgtctgtttgcctgtctgttcaGAACCCACTCGTACCAGGGACCTTCTCAGCTGGTCAATGTGGCTCCTGGAAAGATTTACAAGGCCCAGAGCTGGGTGAAAATCCTCAAGGACAAACCTGGCACGATCGGTCAGACCATGATGCTTGAGGTCAGCTTTGAGTTTCCAGGTCAGTGTTCAAGATTTGCTTAGTAATAGACGCTTTTCGTATATAACTCTGTTTGGTTTGTATGGggtgtggaagagtgaatacctTTACTTTTCCTCGGACGCATTGATCTCCATGATTATCTCAGAAATgtaaaggtcttaaaagggtggttcAATATACATGATGAAATTACCTTACTTTTCCTCACCATACCTTACCTTATCTTATTTTTACATTACCTTACTTTATTGTACCTTACCTTTACCTTACCTTTACCGTATCGTACCTAACCTTAccttaccataccataccataccttaccataccataccataccataccttaCCATACCTCACGTCACCATACCACACCATACCATATCatgccttaccttaccttaccttaccttaccttaccacACCATACCATAtcataccttaccttaccttaccataCCTCACCTCACCATACCATAtcataccttaccttaccttaccataCCATACCTTACCTAACCACACCACACCATACCATACCTTACCATAccataccttaccttaccttaccttaccttacctgacCTTACttgacctgacctgacctgacctgaccttaACTTTCATACATTTAATCTGAATGTTCCAGATGGCCAGCATTCCTACTTCAACGTGGCACTCCAGCCCCTGTTGACAGCTGGCGACGGTTGGGTCTTCTTGGCCGGCGAATTTGAAACTCCGCCACAGAGTCAGTTTAGAAGACCaccattattttgtttgttttctcctTTCACTAAGGGAACGGTTTTAAATTTGATTACTTTTTGAGCGGAGttttgacacatttttcacCAGTCATGTATTTCCACGCTTGTATATATAACTTTTGCGTTGAAAGTCAGGAAAAATGAATATTTGCTGTGCACTGAGGAAGTCTCTTCTACCGagttagtctctctttctgtctgtctgtctgtctgtctgtctggttggctATCtggatgtctgtctgcctgtctgtaagtcttatctctttctttcgatttgtttttcgttttttttatttctttctttcttttttctgccgtTTCATCTTCTGTTCTTTTCATGTATTTCTCCCtctgtttatgtttttttgtctttctgtctgtctttctttctacttttattttttctttctgtattttgttcttcctttctgtctttccaccataaatattttttaatttaaaacaaaaatcatgttattttatttattttattgtatttatttattctgtTCTTTCTTCCGtcgttctttcttccttcctttttttctccatttatttcttcctttttttcccaCCATTCTTTCTTTCCACTATTTTCCCTGTCCATTAACTAATGCCTTATTTTCCCTGGTCTCATGACTGACCCAAGCTTCTATCTTGCAGACTTCAAGTCGGCCAACTTCTACTACCAGGGTCCAGAGCCCGAAGTGGACTTTGCAGTTGACCAGGCCTCCATCACAGAGGTCCATGTCAGTAGTCAGTGGAGAGTACAGACGGACGCCAACATCAACAAATACAGAAAAAGTGACCTCAAGATCACGTGAGCATTTCCAAGATTCAATGGTGGGATAGAATTGACAGGGCTGGGCACAAGATATGTGTTGCATGCGATATGTCTTTCTCAcaactttctttt
This Littorina saxatilis isolate snail1 linkage group LG17, US_GU_Lsax_2.0, whole genome shotgun sequence DNA region includes the following protein-coding sequences:
- the LOC138953792 gene encoding uncharacterized protein, with the translated sequence MKFLSYFTRTSDEPSTNDRSRLIRQNSSVNHEREEDDKSSRTDENDNDDKDESDEFFDSRGPREVMFVESDDCGDVQEGVSSVEVVEVTVVEEQTDAKTKKKKLRKRVRKRVWRVMRTSWKYFRRGMTAYSPGIASMFTWGVNFNQGVRTQRPSATRYF